The DNA window TCGTAGGCCACGACGTCCGTGAAGACGTGGTGGGCGCCGCCCGCGCAGGTGGCGTAGGGGTTGACGACGAGCGCGGGCCGGTTGTCCTGCGCCTTGTCGAACGACTCACCCTTGGCGCCCTTCACCGTGCGCGAGTCCTGCACGTGGAGGAAGTGGTCGCAGTTCCAGTCCGTGGGCTTGGGCTGGGGGCCTCCGCGCACCGCCTTCGCGCGGGCGCTCTCCAGGGTCTTCAGCGCCCGGGCGAAGTCCCGGCGAACCGGAGGGCCTTGCTGGAGCGAGGTCGTCTCGGTGGCCGCCGCCTCCGCGGCCGCCGCCTGCTGGAGCCGGTGCAGGGCGTATTCGTAGTGGTCGTCGTTCGCCAGGTCCAGGCGCACGAAGTCTTCGTGGTTCTTGCGCTGCTCGAACGCGGCGACGACGGACGCGCGCTTCTCCTCGAGCGTCTTCGGCTTGGTTTGCGGTTTGACCATCCACGGACAGCCCGGCAACAAAGACAAGCATCCGGCGAGCATGGCCAGACGAGCCATGCGACGGCCCTGTAACACGTTCATGAACTCCCCCTCTGGACGGACCCGTTGCGAGCCCGGAAAAGCACTGTCATACGCCCAGTGTTTGGAAGTCAATACTCTGGCATCTGACATTGAGCGCCGGTCAGTCGAGACCCAGCCTGTTACATCATGAGCCACAAAGCCGATGTGTCAGTGGGTGTCGTCGAGGGGAGAAGGTGGCCACCACGTCAGCGTTGACTCCGTGCGCCACATGAGGGACGGACAGGTCCATGACGCAGCGGATTGTCCCCGTGCCCCGAGAAGTCGCAGGTGAGCGGCTGGATCGGTTCATCGCGAAGCATGTCCCCGGCTTCTCGCTGGAGCGCGCCCGGGCGCTCATCGAGTCGGGCGGTGTGCGCATCCGGGGGAAGAAGTGCCAGCCCACGCGCAAGCTGTGGGGTGGAGAGTCGCTCGAAATCGAGCTGCCCCGTCCCAAGGCGACGTTCATTCCGTCGTCCGTCGAGGGGCCTCGGCTGACGGTGCTCCATGACGACGCGGCGCTGGTCATCGTGGACAAGCCGCCGGGCCTCGTCGTGGAGCGTGAGGGCCGCGACGCCTCCGTGGCGGACCTGCTCGCGGTGCAGCGGCCTCCGTTCGATGTGGAAGGGCAGGCGATGCCCGGTGTCGTGCACCGGTTGGACCGGGAGACGAGTGGCTGTCTGGCTTTCGCGCGCACGGACGACGCGGCGGCGGCGCTGCTGCGAGCGTTTCAGGAGAAGCGCGTGGACAAGCGCTACTGGACGCTGGTGTTGGGGAACCCTCCGGAGTCGGGGCGGCTGGAGGGACCGTACGCGAGAGACCCCGACAATCCTCGCCGCTTCACCACGCGGATTCCCTCCGCGCGTCGGGCCGCGCTGTCCTTCCAGGTGCGTGAGCGGCTCCACGGCGCCGCGCTGCTGGAGGTGGACCTGGACACGGGCCGCACGCATCAGATTCGCGTGCAGCTCTCCGAGGCGGGCTTCCCGGTGCTGGCGGATTCGCTGTACGGGACGGACGCGGCTCGCGAGCATCCCGCGGCGAAGGCCCTGGGGCGGCAAGCGCTCCATGCGTTCCAGTTGGAGATTCCCAGCCCGCTGACGCAACAGCAGGTCCAGGTTCAGGCCGAGCTGCCCGAGGACTTCCAGCGCGCGTTGGCGCTGCTGCGCGGCTGAGTCCCGAGCGCGGGCCTCGAAGACGCGCGCCGGGCCCCACGAGGAGGTGGAGCCCGGCGAGTGGCGACTACTTGCTGTCCACCACGAGGACCATCCAGCGGTCCGTGGCGTGGTCGATGCGGACGTTGGCCGCACCGGCCTCCTGGAGCTGCTGCACGATGCTCTCGAGGAACGTCAGGTGCTCCTTGGGCGCGTCCACGAAGACGTTCTTCGGGCCGTTGCCCTTGGCCTTCGGCTTCTTGGCGGGGGCGCTGGAGGACGAGGCCTCGGTGTTCGCGGCGGCCTGGAGCTGCGCGGCCGTGTTCTCGGCGACAGGCTCCGCGGCGGTCTCGGTCTCCACCTCGGGCTCCTCGGCCACGGGGGCGGCGGAGGAGGCGGCCTCGGCCTCTTCCTCGGCCTCCGCGCGGAGCTGGTTGAAGGTCTTCATGTTGATGGTCGCCCCGAACTTCGACTTGAAGGCGTCCAGTGCATCCTTGCTGCTGATGTCCGGCTGCTGGCGGAAGAGGTTGAGCAGGAACGTCTGCCGCTCCTGGGTCTGCTCCTGGGAGGTCCTGGCCATCTACTGTTCTCCTCTGAACCTGGGGATGAAGGGCGGCGCACCCTAGCCGAGGGACTTCGGAGAGGAAAGACGCTCAGGGACTCACCCGCAAACCCTCGGGAAGTGGGGCGCTGACTTCCGCTCCGGCAAGAAACCCGAGGGCTGTGTGTGCCCCGCGAACAATCCAGGAATTCTCCTGGCGCCAGGCTCTCGCGAGACGAGCAGGCGCGAGGAGGGACCGTTGCGCTCGCCTGTCCCCGGCGCCGCGGGCGTGAGGAATGGCCAGCTTGGAGACTCATGGAGACCGCTGCCGAAGAGCCGTGGGTGGACATCTCCGCGCCCCTGCGCGACGGCATGGTGCACTGGCCGGACAATCCGGCGGTGCACATCACCCGGGTGATGGACCAGGAGAAAGGAGACGACGCCACCGTCTCCAACCTGTCGTTCGGTGCTCACACCGGGACACACGTCGACGCGCCCGTGCACTTCATCCAGGGCGCGGGAGGCGTGGACGCGCTGGCCTTTGACCGCCTCATCGGCACGGCTCGCGTGCTGGAGATTCGCGACGCGTGGGCCATTCGCGTGGAGGAGCTGCGAGGCCACTCGATTCAGGAGGGCGAACGGCTGCTCTTCAAGACGGCCAACTCCTCGCGAGGATGGCCCGCCCAGGGCTTCCTTCCGGACTTCGTGTTCCTGTCACTGGAGGGCGCCCGCTACCTGGCGGAGCGCAAGGTCCGCACGGTGGGCATCGACTACCTCTCCATCGGTGGTTCAGGGGAGGGCGCGCTCACGCATCAAGTGCTGCTGGATGCGGGCATCTGCATCATCGAGGGGCTCGAGCTGTCCCCGGTGAGCCCGGGGACCTACGAGTTGGTCTGTCTGCCTTTGCGAATCGCGGGCGGTGACGGGGCCCCGGCTCGCGCCATCTTGCGAAGGCGCCAGGGCGCGGCCCCGTCCTCGTCACGGGCCTGAGGGTGGGCGCTTGCGGCGCAGGTAGAACGCGGCGCCGGCCGCGATGGGAATCAGCATGCCTCCCACCAGCATCAGGAGGTGTCGGCGGCGGAAGGGCGCGCGCTTGCTCTGGGGCGCCTTGATGGACAGGGCCCGCTCGAAGGCGGGGGGAGGGCACTCCTGACCGAAGGACCAGGGCTCCTCGATGTTCGCGGGCCCGTTCTTCACATACGTCCGGTACAGCTCCTGGAACCGCTTCGGGTCGTCGGCGGCATAGCGCGCCGCCTGGCAGAGCATCATCGCGTAGGCCTGGCTGTGCTTGGGCAGGAGCTCCGCCCCCTGCTGCGCGAGGACCGAGGCCGTGAGGCGATAGTGGTAGCGATTCGCATGCGGGGGCGCATGGCTCGCCGCACGCTGCTGCTCCTGGGCTCCCACGAGCGGCGTCTTGCCCACGGGCTTGCGTGCCTCTTCGGCTCCGGGCGAGAGCCGCTCCGGGTCCTCGTCGTACACGGCGACGTCATACATGCCATCCACCCAGCCCCAGTCCGGGGCGACCTCGGTGCCCAGGATGCCGAGCCCCTCTCGTCGCGCCAGCTTCGCGGCCTCGTGGAAGGCCTCCGCCTTCCTCACGTTGGAGACGTCCTGCTTCGTGGTCGCCAGCGCATCGGCGTACTTCCTCGCGGGCTCCTCCCAGCGGGTGCCCTTGAAGTACTCCAGCGCCTCCGTGGACCGGCCCTCTCGCAAGAGCCGCCGCGCGAGCACCAGCCGCAGCCGCCCGGGAATCGTCTTCGTCTCCAGCGCGTCCTGGTCGTACCAGAGGGCTTCCAGCTCGCGCT is part of the Myxococcus landrumus genome and encodes:
- a CDS encoding RluA family pseudouridine synthase, with product MTQRIVPVPREVAGERLDRFIAKHVPGFSLERARALIESGGVRIRGKKCQPTRKLWGGESLEIELPRPKATFIPSSVEGPRLTVLHDDAALVIVDKPPGLVVEREGRDASVADLLAVQRPPFDVEGQAMPGVVHRLDRETSGCLAFARTDDAAAALLRAFQEKRVDKRYWTLVLGNPPESGRLEGPYARDPDNPRRFTTRIPSARRAALSFQVRERLHGAALLEVDLDTGRTHQIRVQLSEAGFPVLADSLYGTDAAREHPAAKALGRQALHAFQLEIPSPLTQQQVQVQAELPEDFQRALALLRG
- a CDS encoding cyclase family protein, with the translated sequence METAAEEPWVDISAPLRDGMVHWPDNPAVHITRVMDQEKGDDATVSNLSFGAHTGTHVDAPVHFIQGAGGVDALAFDRLIGTARVLEIRDAWAIRVEELRGHSIQEGERLLFKTANSSRGWPAQGFLPDFVFLSLEGARYLAERKVRTVGIDYLSIGGSGEGALTHQVLLDAGICIIEGLELSPVSPGTYELVCLPLRIAGGDGAPARAILRRRQGAAPSSSRA